In a genomic window of Chryseobacterium sp. G0162:
- a CDS encoding cold shock domain-containing protein — translation MADSFSKKENFKKKIQKQKEKALRREERKTNNNKGAEDVFMYVDEFGRLTSTPPEQRQEVNLDDIQLGAAPIIEEDPRKTGIVTFLSEKGYGFITEDNSKENIFFHNNNCVEPVKKGNKVSFEKEKSPKGFSAVEIQIVK, via the coding sequence ATGGCAGATTCTTTTTCTAAAAAGGAAAATTTCAAGAAAAAAATTCAAAAGCAAAAAGAAAAGGCGCTAAGACGCGAAGAACGTAAAACGAACAACAACAAAGGAGCGGAGGACGTATTCATGTATGTAGATGAATTCGGAAGATTAACTTCTACTCCACCAGAACAAAGACAGGAAGTAAACCTTGATGATATTCAATTAGGGGCTGCTCCTATTATTGAGGAAGATCCAAGAAAAACAGGGATCGTTACCTTCCTTAGTGAAAAAGGATATGGTTTCATTACTGAAGATAATTCTAAAGAAAATATCTTCTTCCACAATAATAACTGTGTAGAACCGGTAAAGAAAGGAAACAAAGTTTCTTTTGAAAAGGAGAAATCTCCAAAAGGATTTTCTGCAGTTGAAATCCAGATTGTCAAATAA
- a CDS encoding bacteriocin-like protein translates to MKNLKKVSREQLKAVQGGGIMDYPKCGPNN, encoded by the coding sequence ATGAAAAATTTGAAAAAAGTATCAAGAGAACAACTAAAAGCAGTACAGGGGGGTGGAATTATGGATTATCCGAAATGTGGACCTAACAATTAA